The nucleotide sequence GACCTGGGCATCACCGAACTGGATATCGACTGCGTAGAATCTTTATCAACGGGTTTGGTCCTGACGCCTTCGGTATGCTGGAGTTGTTCCACCATCTCGGCCAAACTGAATCCGTCGATAAACTGCATGGCATAATAATGAACCCCCCGCTCGTTACCAACGGAATATACGGGAACAATGTTTTGGTGATGCAGCAAGGCGGCAGCTTGAGATTCTGTCCGAAATCGTTGCAGCTGTCGTTGATCCAAAACAGCGGCGAACGGCAACACTTTCAGAGCAACTCGACGACCCAATGAAATCTGCTCAGCCTCATAAACCACGCCCATACCACCGCGACCGATCTCGCGGATTATTCGATAATCACCCAATGTTTTCGTGAGCTGTCCTGTCTCCGGATCGGCTGGCAGAATACCACTTTCTGCCGCATCAGATCTCGAGGGCACCTGATCGTTGATCGCCGCATCAACAACATCGATCTCGTGGGAAAATCTCGCATGATATTCTTCCCGCTCAATCCGCTCACCTTTCCGAGTTTTGTAATCAAACTCAAGAATGAGTAACTCAGTCAGCAACCGCGAGCGTTGGGGCCCCGCCGTCGGCGCAAGATATTCTTCAATGCGAGGCGACTTTCCCTGCTTGCAAGCCGACTCGAACTCAAGACAGATGGCATTGATCTGTTCAAGGTCGGAGAGCGAAATCTTCGTACTCGGCGAATCTGATTTCTGGCTCATAACCGATCCTCTTGCTTGCTGTCAAAATCTTATTCACTCGACCTAGCCAGCACGCCTTGCAAAAAAACGCAATTGAATGATTCGTGGAAGGTTGCCCACCCACCATCGATTTCCACTGCCTTACGATTCGATTCAAAGCCACAGTCAATCCATTCAACTCAGTTTCAAATCAATCGATCGCGAACGCATTGCATGCTCAAAATAGCGTGAAGCATGGGTTTCAGTCTACTGGAGCCTATTGATGGATCAAGACCGTTCGTCAACTCTTCGCCCGTCAAAAAAAACGGATTTCAAGAAATCCGAGATTTGTGTTTTTTTTTGGCGGGGTTTGTCCGGCCGTTTCGGTAGGGCTCTCGGAAGGCGAATTTATGCAGGTCGGAAACAACTGCCGCCAATCCACTCATCGCCCCCCCCATTTGCAAAGGTCAGATCAAGATGGCTTATTCGCCCAATCGTTCGTCGCTCCCTAGGCTATCGAAACGTTGCCACCAAAGTGACGCAAAATCGAGACCCAGAGGGTTTCATCCTCAATTTGAACATCTGGAAAACCGCCGCTTGCTAACCGGTTGCCCGCCCCAGGCAGCCGGTGCTGCGCTTGTCGTGCCAGAAATGCACAGTAATCCCGGGGCAACAACCGCCATCTATCTCGATTTCGATGGTCATTGTGAAGCAAATTTCAAAGACGGCCAGGATGCGATCACGCCAGCATTTGAATCCACCGGACGACCTGGGGGAATCCAAGAACAAATCATCGATATCTGGGAACACGTTGCGGAAGACTTTGCTCCTTTCGACGTCGACGTTACCACCGAGGAGCCTGACGGACGATTCTTACGGGTTGCGATCGGGGGTCGGTCCACGGATTGGTTTGACGCTCCCCAAACCAATAGCGGTATCAGTGGAGTCGCTTTCGGTCACGCATTTACGCCCGGAAACCGAAATGTGGTTTATGTCTTCGAACGGCACTCAGGTGAAACAAAGCACGTTGCCGACACCGCAAGCCACGAAGCGGGGCACGCCTTCAAGCTAGATCATCAGACCATTTCAGCACCACGGCCTTCTCCGACGATTACGAAGGCGGCACTCATGGGGCACAGCCACTCAGCCGATCGAGGAATCTGGTGGAGCGGGCTAACTGAGCACGGACAACGTCAGGCTGACGTCTCTATCCTCAATCGCGAACTCGGCCCCCGCACAGACGATCACGGCGACAATCTTCGTTCGGCAACCAGACTTCAGCAAACGCCTTCCTTCCAACCGTTTGCTGGAACCGATCGCAACCGATTGTTCGGCCGCGGCATCATTGAATCTCATGACGACCAAGATTGGTTCGCCTTTACCGTCCAAGACGCAGGACAAATCGTCATTGAGATCAGCGCTGGTGAAGGAATCGATGTCGATCAAGCCGCAGTCAGTGATCAGGGCAATGCAAATCTGGATTTGGAATTCACCGTTCGAACCGTAGCGGGTGACGCAGTGGCCCATCTGACCACCGATCGTCTGGGGGAATCCTATCGTATTGATGCAGTCCCACTCGCCTTGCCTAACACCATGCCAACGCTCGAAGTAGGAAATACCTATTTCTTGGAAGTAGTCAGCCATGGCAGCTACGGAGATCTGGGCAACTATACCGTGACAGTCGATGGCCCCGTCGGCTTTGGCCCCAAAATCATAAATGCCGATCTTGCGCCATCGAATCTCGGCTGGAACAGTCAACCGGTGCAACGCGTCGTTGATCAGATGTGGATCACATTCGACCAGCCGGTTAATCCACAGACAATCGACTCTACGGACATCCAACTGTTTGATCCACGAGGTAATCAAATCCGCATTAACTCCGTCAGTCCACTCAATTCAACCGATCCTCGAACCTTTGAAATTAACTTTCCAACTCAAAGTTTATCGGGAGACTACCAGGTCACCATCGGCCCGGAGATTCAGGGGCAAAACGGTGTTCGATTAATGGATCAGGACGGCGATGGCAACGGAGGAGAGCCACTGGAGGATCGATTTGTGTTCGGCTTTTCAATTCGAGGAGGATTCCATGACCTGCGAGATCTGGACACCAAGCTCGACAAATTAGAAGTCTTTGGCGGGCTCGCCAAGGAAGCTTACACCTTGCCCGATTGGAAACAGCTCAGCAAGGATCCGAACGTTGACCGAGACGAATTCTTTTCACAAACACAGGACATGGATGAACTGTTTGATGAACGGCTTTCGAACAAACGTATTGCATCCTCGTTCTTTCATCCTGAACAACCGACGGCAAAACAACCATTCGATGAAGTAAAAAACCGCGTCGTTGACTCGAAAGCGTCTTTTGCCCCACTGAACTTTGCTCCAATCCAAAAAAATTCCGTGAAAACTTCTGATTTATTGGCGGGTTCATCTCGCGACTTCCGGTAACCCCTTTAGAAGCCCCCCCTGATTGAATCCGTGTGACGGATTCAATTTCGATCGCCAGCCTTAACCTTTGAAGGGTCCAATCATGAACTTCAAGTCGACAAAACGAAAGAAAGATCACAAGCGAAAAATCTCCGCGATCAGCAACCGACAAACGCAACTTGAGTCGTTAGAAAAACGCGAACTATTGGCCGGTGATTTAGTCAGCGGAAACCTGGTCGAAGTGGAAAACTCAGCAAAAGCGGAAATCCAGGCCGCCTATGCAACAGCTGCACCCGGTGCAACCTTTCAGCACGAAACATCGAAAAATAGTCGGCCCGAGGGAACGAGTGATCCACGACTAAATTTGGCGGCTGAATCTGTCGATTCTCTGCTGTCTGCCATCGAATCAGATGGAGCAACTATCGATCTCGGCGGAGTCCTTGGGAGCCTTGGGAATCAAGGCGATGATGGAACTCGCGTGGCTCCATCTTCGACGAATGATACGGCGTCATTTTTGGATAACCTCTCGGGCCAAACTGATGATGGAACGACGACCGGTGAATCCGATCCAACCTCGCTCTTAATCGGTGCACATTTGGGGCACGCGGGAGTCAATCTTGGCGATTCGGGTCTGCCAGATATCGGTGGCGGTACAAACGTTGAACCCACCGTAGCAGAACTCACCGGTACATCCGATAACTCGCTATTGTCCGAATACAAAGGTGCGTTGTCGACCTTACCGGATGATTCACCTGCCCTGCCCGAATTCAAACATCAAGACGGTAATGTGCAACAAGGCATGGGACTTGTCGGACCGGAAAAGGCAAAAGCCCAATTGCGAGAGGTGATGAACCCAACAAAGACACCAACCACGACACCAGAAGCTACTGAACCAAAAGCTACTGAACCCAAAGATCCGGGTCCACAAGATCCGGGTCCAGAAGAGGAACCCTGGTACACAAGGTGGTGGAAAGCAGTTTTCGGTGACAACCCTGACCCATCCGGAGAGGGTGATCGCGCGGCAATGTTCTCAATCGAAGATATCGCGGCTTTTGAACAACGGATGCAAGAACGTTCGCCTTCGGATCCCCCCGAACCCGACATGGGAAGCGATCTGGATGTGGCAAGATTTGAGCGTGCCGTCGAACTTAATCGCTGGAACACGATCAATCCGGTTCCTGACGGGGATGATGCGGGTGGCGCTGGCGAGCAAGGCGACGCAGCCCCCGTCGTACCCACCAATCCACTGACGGATCCGCCAGAACCCGAAACTGGTAGTGGCCGCGACCCGCTTCCGCCGCGACCTGAGCCGTTACCGATCTTTTGAGGTTGGTCTCTCACACAAAACGCTATCGATCGCCTTTCGGAATCGTCCTCGTTCGACCAACGAGCTTCGATTCCGAAAGGCTTTTTTCAGTTGGAAAACATCGCGCATGGTAAATACCATGCGATTGACAATGATAGCTACCAAGATGCTGGCAGCGGACAAAAAGGTGGCTGACACCTTTTTTCAATCCTTGAGGTAGGATCCGGGACATGAATCTGATAACCTCCCGCCCACTCGGTTGCTGCTAGTCGAACGACAAGAGGACCATCGATGATTTCTCATCGCCATCAGTGCCTATTCGTACACATTCCGAAGTGTGCGGGACAAAGTGTCGAGCGACTTTTTTTGGAACTGCACGGTCTGACCTGGAAAACTCGTGAACCACTGCTGTTACGTTACAATTCAGATCCCACCCAGGGCCCTCCCAGACTCGCACACCTCAAAGCCAGCGAGTATGTAAAATGCGGTCACGTCACCAGTGACCAGTATCAAAACTATTTTAAGTTCGCATTCGTTCGGAATCCCTGGGACCGACTCGTCTCACTCCGCAAACACCTTGGTTTTGCTCACAGCGTCGACTTCAAAACATTTGCCATGAAAATTTTCCCAAACGAGATCTGGAAAGAGATGCACTGGTTCGTTGGGCCTCAAAGCGACTTTCTATATGGACCGGACGGCGAGTTACTCGTCGACTTTGTCGGTCGATTTGAGAAGCTGGCCGAAGACTTTCACCAGGTTTGTTTGCAGAGTGGCTTACCGCCGAAACCGCTGCCGAGATCGAACCAGGCGAGAAGTTTGCGCCGAATGCTATCGAAGTTTCGCCAAGTTGGTCCACACATGCTGCAACATCCGCTACAAACCGCTAGAAGCTTATGGAATGTCACACGGCCCCAACCCGCATCCCAACCAAGCCACGGAGTACGGCATTACGAGCAATACTTTGACAAGGAGTCGCAGGAGTTCATCGCCAACCTCTATCAGGCTGATATCGCTAACTTTGGCTATCGTTTTGGCGTGACTGACGAGTGCCAGAAGCCGCTCCCAAACAGAAACGCGGCCGCCTGAAAAGCTTCCTGTTTGCGACGTCTCCAGGAAAGCCGCCAAAGCCTCGCTGGCCGTGAAAAAACCCTGTCAAGCGCCCCTTGATGGTTCATTCCGGCCGCAGATCGATGTATTCTTTTGCCTGCTGGCCAGCGTCACCGCGAACAAGATAGACGGGAACCCAATGTTCCTTGACATCAACCGTGACCGTCTTGGCGTTGGCATAACGCATCGTGTAGGCAGCCCGACGCCGATCACTCGTGTTCGGACCGCTCCCATGTAATACATAAGAATCATGGATGCTCATGCTACCGGATTTCATTTCCAACGGTACGGCTGCAGCCGCCATAGCATCGGTCACTTCGACGGTTAGCCCCAATAAATCATTTTTACCTGTGGCGACCTTCTCTAATTCGGGATAGCCCTGGTGACTGGCAGGGATCACCTGCATACAGCCGTTGGCAAGATCGGCATCATCAATCGCAAGCCACACCGTGCCTACATCGGTGCCCCTGATCGAATGCCAATAGGTATTGTCTTGATGCCACGCCACGGGCAATCCGTCTCCCGGACATTTCACGATTAAATGCGACATGATCAAGATCAAGTCGGGCCCTAAAACGGCCTCCACGGCATCAAGCACTCGCGGATGCCGGCACAGTTCCAGCCAACACGCATCTTTCGCATGAGGTTCGGTGAGATATTCCGGACGCGCGTTTACTTCTTTGTGTTCGCCATCTTTGTAGACCACCATCCGCTCGGGCATACCGTCGATTAGCTCGTCGAGCCGCTGATTTACGATTGCGACTTCATCTGGTTTCAACACATCGTGAAAGAGGGAGTAGCCCTCACTGTCATATTGCCGAAAAGAATCAACGTCGCGGTTCATCAGCTTGTCCCAGTCGGCTATTCCACCCGTAGCGGCGGTACAATTCCAGGAAGTTAACGGGGCAGACTTAAATCCTTTAAATGCCAAGGCGTTGACCATTAGAGTCAACCCAAATCGGGAGTTCAAGCATGCCAAATTGCTTCATCGCCGTCACATCGACCGATCGGCCAGTTTCACACCGCGCGGTCGGCAGGAACTCACCGGAATCGGCGTGACGAATCGGCTCGCCATCCTGACTGACTCTAGTCTGTCCCAAGTTACGGGTCAACAGTCTCACGTTATCTGGCCTACCGATGCCTCTGCCGTGCCAAATGTTGGTTCGACATTCGCACGAAGTCGATGACAACATGCTGTTCCGCTAGGAAAAGAAAACTCGCTCTGCCGTTTTCCTGAGAATCCACTCGCGATCGTCGGGCGAAAGAAACTCAAGCTCACGCTTGATCAAATCAATCGATGATTGATAGGTATGTCCTGGCTGGACTTGAAATGGGCAATCACTCGCCCACATAATCCGTTCGGCACCAAAGGCATCTCGAACACGTCTGATCATTGGGCCTAAATCACGATACGGCATCATCTTTTTGCCCAGCGCGTAATAGGCAGAGACCTTGAGAGTCACCTGTGGAAAACGGGCTAACCGACACAGCCGATCAAGATCTTTTTTGCGAATGGATCCGTCGATACCAACACGCGCAAAGTGATCGATCACCACAGGGGTCCGCGGATACTTTTGACACATTCGATCAACGGACGGAATAAATTCAGGATCAATCAAGTGGCACATTGCGAGCTGTTCCTCGGCGCCACAGCGCCACATCGCCTGCATCCCCTCACCCGTGAGCCAATTGTTGGGCTTGCGATCGCCGGGGCGAATCCGGAACCCGCGCACGCCTTGCTTCGCCAAGACTTTCATTTTGGCAATTGGATTCTTCCGCTCGTCGACAACAGCGACTCCAACATATTCCCCCGGCGCCATTCGGATGGTGTTCAGCATGTAACGATTGTCAAATCCATAGAAGCTCATCTGAATCAACACGATGCGATCAACGCCGTTCGGCCTAGCCTGCGCCATTAACTCAGCGGGCGTAAAACTGGACGGTTTCATCTCTTTTTGAGTGAATCCATCGGCCAAAGGATATCGCTTTGTGTCGGGGGTCCAAACGTGCACGTGTGCATCAATCAAGCCGGACCGCTCATTTGAACTACCGACTGCCGTCTGACCACGCAAGCCACCGATTCCGAGCCCGATTCCAACTCCCGAAACACCGATGCGCAACAACTCGCGACGCGTTGCCACCGCCGCCTGGTTTACGGCGTGCTCATCCTTCATTGCGGCAAACTCCCAAAAGCCAATTAGAATTGCTGAACGACAGGAACATTGTCACATCAGCCACACTCTCGATCACTTGCCATTGTAACGAACAAGCAGAGATTAAATCTATCAGTCTGGAGAAAACCGACGCGATTCAAACGAAGCAGACGGGGCGTTCTCAACGCTCTTTCGCACGAACAATCTTGCCCACAAAGAAACCGACGGACTCTATTTATTTACCTGCTTTAACTGTCAAGCTTTGATTCCCCAGCGAGTCTGCACAGAATCGACCAACGTATTTTCAGCGTTCGCTTTGATTCTGCCCCAACAGCGAGTAAGATAACGCTACGCGTTGCCCCCACCAAGCTTGCACGCTGCCCCTTGCACGCTGCCCCCTACCCTGGTCAGTATGTTCACAAAATCTCTAACAATCATCTGTGTCATTCTCGGTTCATCCACACTATGCGGCGGTGATGAATTGACATTTGAGAGGGACATTCGCCCGATCTTTCGAGCGCATTGTTTTGACTGCCACGGTGCCGAAAAAAAGATGGAAGGTGGATTGGATTTACGCCTCGTGCGTTCGATAAAAACCGGCGGTGAATCAGGTTCCGCCATCGACCTGAACAGCACAAATGACAGTTTGCTACTGCAGCGCATCAAAAGCGGCGAGATGCCCCCGACCGAGCATCCTGTCCCCGCGGATCAAATCGCAACGATCGAAAGGTGGATCCGAGCGGGTGCGATTACTTCGCGGCCGGAACCAGCGACGATCGGAGACGGACTCGGCATTTCCGCGGAAGAACGATCGTACTGGGCCTTCCAGTCGATTCAGCGATCCTCCGTGCCAGAAATTCAAAACGTGAATCGAGTCCGAACGCCAATTGACGCTTTTCTGCTGGCTCGCATGGAACCGATGGGCATGAGCTTCGCCGATGATGCGGAAAAAGCCACCCAGATACGTCGAGCCTACTTAGATCTCATCGGGCTGCCACCCACGCCAGAACAAGTTGAAGCATTTTTGGCAGACGATCGGGACGATGCTTGGGATCGGTTGATCAACGAATTACTTGACTCTCCTCACTACGGTGAGCGGTGGGGTCGGCATTGGCTTGATGTGACCGGATATGCAGACTCGGAAGGCGCTACCAACCAGGACCCCGAGCGACCTTGGTCATTCAAATATCGTGATTGGGTAATTCGAGCATTCAATCAAGACATGCCTTTCGACGAATTCATCATTTGGCAATTGGCGGGCGATGAACTGGCCGAACGGCCCTTCAAGAATATGTCATCTCGCCAGATCGACATGCTCACCGCAACCGGATTCTTGCGGATGGCGGCCGACGGGACCTCCGCTACGAACGATGAGCAAACACGTAATCAAGTGATGACGGACACCATCAAGATCGTCAGTTCGGCACTCTTGGGGCTGTCCGTCGGTTGTGCTCAGTGTCACGACCATCGCTATGATCCGATTTCCCAGGTGGATTACTATCGGTTACGTGCTGTCCTCGAACCAGCGATCAACTACAAAAGTTGGACTCCACCGGCGAAGCGACGACTGTCCCTCTTCACGGATGAAGATATTGCCAGCTCCAAGGCGATCGAAGCGGAAGCCGCCGTATTAAGCAAGCAAAGGCAAAAACAGCAATCGGAATATATGGAACTGGCGTTGCAAGCAGAGTTAGCTCAAGCCGACGAATCGATTCGCAAACGATTAGAAGAGGCTTACCGAACCGCCGGAGACCAGCGGACAGCGGAGCAAAAAAGTTTGCTCGACAAATACCCTAACATCGGAAAATTGCACCCGGGTGTCTTGTACCAATACAACAAAGCGAACGCAGACAAGCTCAAGAAACTGGACGGCGAAATTGCCAAAATCCGCAGCCGTAAACCATCGGAAGAGTTTTTGCGGATAGCTACCGAACCGATCGAAGACCAGCCGCCGATCACATCCCTGTTTTATCGAGGCGATTACCGACAACCGAAACAGCCCGTCACTGCCGGCGGATTGACGGTTGCGGCCCCCAAAGAGAGTCCGTTTTCAATTGCCGAGAACAATCCGAAACTGGCATCGACCGGTCGGCGACTTGCCTACGCGCGTTGGCTAACCAGCGGCCGCCATCCGCTGGTTGCGAGGGTCTTGGTCAACCGTATTTGGCTACACCACTTCGGCCAAACGTTCGTTTCCACC is from Pirellulaceae bacterium and encodes:
- a CDS encoding phytanoyl-CoA dioxygenase family protein translates to MNRDVDSFRQYDSEGYSLFHDVLKPDEVAIVNQRLDELIDGMPERMVVYKDGEHKEVNARPEYLTEPHAKDACWLELCRHPRVLDAVEAVLGPDLILIMSHLIVKCPGDGLPVAWHQDNTYWHSIRGTDVGTVWLAIDDADLANGCMQVIPASHQGYPELEKVATGKNDLLGLTVEVTDAMAAAAVPLEMKSGSMSIHDSYVLHGSGPNTSDRRRAAYTMRYANAKTVTVDVKEHWVPVYLVRGDAGQQAKEYIDLRPE
- a CDS encoding sulfotransferase family 2 domain-containing protein, with protein sequence MISHRHQCLFVHIPKCAGQSVERLFLELHGLTWKTREPLLLRYNSDPTQGPPRLAHLKASEYVKCGHVTSDQYQNYFKFAFVRNPWDRLVSLRKHLGFAHSVDFKTFAMKIFPNEIWKEMHWFVGPQSDFLYGPDGELLVDFVGRFEKLAEDFHQVCLQSGLPPKPLPRSNQARSLRRMLSKFRQVGPHMLQHPLQTARSLWNVTRPQPASQPSHGVRHYEQYFDKESQEFIANLYQADIANFGYRFGVTDECQKPLPNRNAAA
- a CDS encoding PSD1 and planctomycete cytochrome C domain-containing protein, which codes for MFTKSLTIICVILGSSTLCGGDELTFERDIRPIFRAHCFDCHGAEKKMEGGLDLRLVRSIKTGGESGSAIDLNSTNDSLLLQRIKSGEMPPTEHPVPADQIATIERWIRAGAITSRPEPATIGDGLGISAEERSYWAFQSIQRSSVPEIQNVNRVRTPIDAFLLARMEPMGMSFADDAEKATQIRRAYLDLIGLPPTPEQVEAFLADDRDDAWDRLINELLDSPHYGERWGRHWLDVTGYADSEGATNQDPERPWSFKYRDWVIRAFNQDMPFDEFIIWQLAGDELAERPFKNMSSRQIDMLTATGFLRMAADGTSATNDEQTRNQVMTDTIKIVSSALLGLSVGCAQCHDHRYDPISQVDYYRLRAVLEPAINYKSWTPPAKRRLSLFTDEDIASSKAIEAEAAVLSKQRQKQQSEYMELALQAELAQADESIRKRLEEAYRTAGDQRTAEQKSLLDKYPNIGKLHPGVLYQYNKANADKLKKLDGEIAKIRSRKPSEEFLRIATEPIEDQPPITSLFYRGDYRQPKQPVTAGGLTVAAPKESPFSIAENNPKLASTGRRLAYARWLTSGRHPLVARVLVNRIWLHHFGQTFVSTPDEFGKLGSLPTHPQLLDWLADEFMSKGWSLKHLHRLILSSTVYRQRSVASNLARKIDSSNQWYSHFPVHRLEAEVIRDSMLFVSGRLDPTALGPAVKVVSDDTGQIISKGSRQRRSVYLQVRRTQPVALLKSFDAPVMEVNCGKRESSTVATQSLMLMNSDFVLMFSKAFAERLKPVLAQNPNNQNPNNALTHGWRLAYGRTPNADELALANEYFAEQCKLLEAKKAESVQVQALTNYCQALLTSNEFLYID
- a CDS encoding amidohydrolase family protein, which produces MKDEHAVNQAAVATRRELLRIGVSGVGIGLGIGGLRGQTAVGSSNERSGLIDAHVHVWTPDTKRYPLADGFTQKEMKPSSFTPAELMAQARPNGVDRIVLIQMSFYGFDNRYMLNTIRMAPGEYVGVAVVDERKNPIAKMKVLAKQGVRGFRIRPGDRKPNNWLTGEGMQAMWRCGAEEQLAMCHLIDPEFIPSVDRMCQKYPRTPVVIDHFARVGIDGSIRKKDLDRLCRLARFPQVTLKVSAYYALGKKMMPYRDLGPMIRRVRDAFGAERIMWASDCPFQVQPGHTYQSSIDLIKRELEFLSPDDREWILRKTAERVFFS